The following nucleotide sequence is from Polyangiaceae bacterium.
TCGCACCTCACGCCCACTTCGGGTCAGAGGCGTGGGCGCTAGCTATCGAAGTCTCGGGGACACGGGGAGGAAAGAGTCAGGTGAGCCGAGCGACCCTGAACGGAAAGATCGAGGCGGAGTCCACCGCGATGATCGCGGCGCGAGTCATCGAATTACTCCCAAGTCGGCGAAGGCCCGGGGTTCACCACATCGAGCAGATCTTCGACGTCAGCGAGATCTGCTCCATCCTGAATACCGAGCCGGTGCTCATGCTGAACTAGGTAAGGTGCTAACCCCCAACCTCCTCCGGTTGGGGGAGAGGAGCGATGGTATGCCGCTTCCACACGGCAAAAATCGCCGGGTACACGGTCAGCTCCAACAAGAACGAAGTGACGAGCCCGCCGACCATCGGAGCCGCGATACGCTGCATGACGTCGGCGCCGGTGCCTGTGCTCCACAGCACCGGCACGAGGCCGATCAGCGTGGTGAGCACGGTCATCAGCTTCGGGCGGATGCGTTGCGCCGCGCCTTCAACGATCGCTTCCTCCAGATCCTCCTCGCTGCGTAGCTCTCCGCGCTCGATGCGGCGCTTGTGGGCCAACGTGAGGTAGAGCAACATCACCACCCCCGTTTCTGCGTCCAAGCCGGCCAGGGCGATGATGCCGACCCACACCGCCACCGAGAGGTTGAAGCCTAGCAAGTAGAGCAACCACACGGCGCCGATCAGCGAAAAAGGCACCGCAAGCAGCACGATGGCTGTTTCCGCGAGGCTCTTCGTGTTGAAGTACAGCAGCAGCAAGACGAGCAGCAGCGTCAGCGGCACGACGTAGGTGAGCTTCTCCTTCGCGCGCTCGAAGTACTGGAACTGTCCAGCCCACTCCAAGCGCTGCCCAGCCGGTACCTTGACCCGCTCTTGAACCCGCGCCTTCGCGTCCTTGACGTAGTCAGCAATGGGGCGGCCCACGACGTCGACAAAGACGAAGCCGACCAGCTTCCCGCTCTCACTACGCACCATCGGCGGCCCTGTCTTGAAGTCGAGGGTCGCGACTTGTGAGAGCGGGATCTGTGCGCCGCCCGGGGTGGCGACGAGCACTTGCTCCAGGGACTCTGGATCGTCCCTGAATTCACGCGCGTAACGCACGTTGATCGGATAGCGCTCACGGCCCTCCACGGCTTCGGAGACATTGCTGCCGCCGATGGCGCTCATCACGACCATGTTGATGTCGGCGACGCTGAGCCCATGCCGCGCGGCTTCTCCCCGCTTCACCTCGAAGTCAGCGAAGAAGCCTCCCGTGGAGCGCTCAGCGAACGCGCTGCGAGTGCCAGGCAAGTCTTCGAGGGCGTGCTCGATGGAGATCGCTGTCTCTTCAATCTCCTTCAGCGAGTCTCCGAACACCTTGATGCCGAGCTGGCTCCGAATACCCGTCGCAAGCATTTCCGTGCGGGTTTGAATCGGCATCCACCAGATGTTCGGCATGCCGGGGTACTGGAGCTTCTCGTCCATCTCCTTGACCAGGTCGTCGTAAGACAGCCCTGGGCGCCACTGATCGCGCGGCTTGAGCTGAATCGTGATCTCCGCCATGGACAGCGGAGCCGGATCCGTAGGCGTGCGAGCGCGCCCCATCTTGCCGAACACGCTCTCCACCTCCGGGAACTTCGAGAGTTGCCGATCCATGGACTGGAGCGCCGTCGTCGCCTCCCCCACGCTCATGCCAGGAGGCGCCGTAGGCATGTAGAGGATCGCGCCTTCGTTCAGTGGCGGCATGAACTCGCTTCCCAAACGCATGAACGCTGGGATGCTGAACAACATCGCGAGCAGCGCCGCGCCGATCACCCAGTAGCGGTGGCGCACCACGCCGCGAACCACCGGCGAGTACAGCCGGACGAGCCAGCGATTGACCGGATTGTGATGCTCGCCGCGGATTTTCCCCTTGATCAGCAGCACCGCCAATGCGGGAGTCACCGTTACCGCGAGGATCGCAGCAAAACCCATGGAGTAGGTCTTCGTGAAGGCGAGCGGCTTGAACAAGCGCCCTTCCGTGGCCTCCAGGGTGAACACCGGAAGGAAGCTCACGGTGATGATGAGGAGCGAGAAAAAGACGCTCGGCCCGACCTCTTGCATCGCGTGCACGATGACATCAGCGCGGCTCCCCTCCCCCCCTTCATCCTGCCAAAGCTCGAGGCGTTTATGGATATTCTCGATCAAGATGATCGAGGCATCGACCATCGCACCAATCGCGACCGCAATGCCGCCGAGGCTCATGATGCTGATCGTGAGCCCCTGGTAGTACATGGGGATGAACGCCAGGAGCACACCGAGCGGCAACGTCAACACCGGGATCAGCGCGCTGCGCGCGTGAAGCAAGAACAGGAAGATGACGATGCTAACGACGAGCATCTCTTCGAGCAGCGTGTGACGCAGCGTCTGGATCGACTCGCGGATCAAGCCAGAGCGATCGTAGGTGACCTCCAAGTGCACGCCCTCGGGCAGGCCCTGTTTGATCTCCTCCATGCGCTTGTCGACGCGCTCGATGACGTTCAGCGCATTCTCGCCGTAGCGCATGACCACGATTCCACCGACGGTCTCACCTTGGCCATTCAGCTCAGCGACACCACGACGCATCTCAGGTCCGAGCTGCACTTCGGCGACCTCGGCCAGCGTCACTGGCGTGCCATCGTCGCGCACCTTGAGCGGGATGCTCTCCAAGTCTGAGAGCTTCTTCACGTAGCCGCGACCGCGAATCATCTGTTCGTGACCCGCTATTTCGATCGTGCGCCCACCGACTTCTTGATTCGCGTCGCGCACCGCGGCGATCACCTTGGTCATTGGGATACCGAAGCTACGCAGCTTGTTCGGGTCGACGTTGACCTGGTACTGCTTCACGAAGCCACCAACGGAAGCCACCTCGGCGACGCCAGGCACGCTCTCGAGCGCGAAGCGGATGTTCCAATCCTGCAGGCTTCGGAGCTCCGACAGATCGTGTTTCCCCGAGTAATCGACGAGCGCGTATTGGTAGACCCAACCAGCGCCCGTCGCGTCTGGACCGATGCTCGGAGTCACGCCGTCAGGCAACTTGGATTGCGCGGTGTTCAGGTACTCCATCACCCGCGATCGCGCCCAGTAGATGTCGGTGCCGTCTTCGAACACCACGTACACGAAGGACAATCCAAAGAAGGACTGCCCGCGCACCGCCTTCACCTTGGGAGCAGCGAGCAGCGTCGAGGAAATCGGATACGTGATCTGATCTTCGACCAAGTCGGGGCTGCGCCCCGGCCACTCGGTGAACACAATCACCTGAGCGTCGGAGAGATCCGGAATGGCATCCAGCGGACCATTCCGCATGGATATGGCACCCCAGATCCCGAGCGCCGCGACCACCAACAGCGCGAGCCAGCGGTTCTTCGCGCATAGGGCGATCACGTGGCCAACGACGCCGACTTTTTCGGTCGGTTGCATTACCAGTGTCCCTCTGCGCTCTTGAGCCGGCTCTCCGCGGCGATCAGGAAGTTACCGCTGCTAACGACACGGTCGCCTGCTTTCAGCCCGTCGAGCACCTCGTAGTCATCACCGGCTTTGATGCCGACCTTGATCTCTTGCGGCTTGAGTCGCCCCTCGCCGAGGTCCAAGAACACGAGTCGTCGCGGCCCAGCGTAGATCACTGCGGAAACGGGGACGACCACGCGCTCTCCGCGATCCGCGGAGAGCTCGACGTTCGCGTACATGTCTGGCTTGAGCTCAATCTCACGATTTTTCAGCTCGATTCGCACCTTGCCGGTGCGAGTGCTACCCGACAGGTACGGGTAGACGAAGCTCACGGTGCCCTCGAACTTCTTGTCTGGCAGGTAGGGCAACGTGACCACAGCGGGCGCGCCAACTTTGACCAACGGCAGCTCCGCTTCGTAGAGCTCGGTCTCGATCCAGACCTTGTCGAGGTCCGCAATGCGCATCAGGCGCATCCCCGGCTCGACCGCAGAGCCTTCGAAGACGTTCTTCTCGACGATGTAGCCGCTGGCTGGACTCACGATGGGCACGTAGCGCATCGGCTTGCCGCTCTTCGCTACCCGCTTGATGGTGGAGCGCGGCACGTCGAGCAGACGTAGCCGCTGTTCGGCGGCTTCTTCCATACCCTTGGTGGCATCGCTGCCGAGCAACCCGCCGTCGCCGCCAAAGGCCGCGGCGCTCTTCCGTGCGATCAACAAGTCTTGCTGCGCCTGGTAGATCTCCGGGCTGTAGATGGTGAACAGGGAGTGTCCCTTCTTGACCCGTTTCCCCGTGGAGTCAGCGAACAACTGCTGGATGAAACCTTTGAATTTCACGGTCACATCGAAGATGCGTGTCTCGTCGTAGGTGATGCGGCCCACGGCGCGGAGCTGCTTTTTCAAGGCCTTCTTCTCGACCGTCGCGAGCTTCACCCCAATGCGCTGACGTCTAGCCGCATCGACGATAATCACTCCGCTTTCGAGCTCAGCCTTCGTGACCGGCACCAAGTCCATACCGCAGATCGGGCACTGTC
It contains:
- a CDS encoding efflux RND transporter permease subunit produces the protein MQPTEKVGVVGHVIALCAKNRWLALLVVAALGIWGAISMRNGPLDAIPDLSDAQVIVFTEWPGRSPDLVEDQITYPISSTLLAAPKVKAVRGQSFFGLSFVYVVFEDGTDIYWARSRVMEYLNTAQSKLPDGVTPSIGPDATGAGWVYQYALVDYSGKHDLSELRSLQDWNIRFALESVPGVAEVASVGGFVKQYQVNVDPNKLRSFGIPMTKVIAAVRDANQEVGGRTIEIAGHEQMIRGRGYVKKLSDLESIPLKVRDDGTPVTLAEVAEVQLGPEMRRGVAELNGQGETVGGIVVMRYGENALNVIERVDKRMEEIKQGLPEGVHLEVTYDRSGLIRESIQTLRHTLLEEMLVVSIVIFLFLLHARSALIPVLTLPLGVLLAFIPMYYQGLTISIMSLGGIAVAIGAMVDASIILIENIHKRLELWQDEGGEGSRADVIVHAMQEVGPSVFFSLLIITVSFLPVFTLEATEGRLFKPLAFTKTYSMGFAAILAVTVTPALAVLLIKGKIRGEHHNPVNRWLVRLYSPVVRGVVRHRYWVIGAALLAMLFSIPAFMRLGSEFMPPLNEGAILYMPTAPPGMSVGEATTALQSMDRQLSKFPEVESVFGKMGRARTPTDPAPLSMAEITIQLKPRDQWRPGLSYDDLVKEMDEKLQYPGMPNIWWMPIQTRTEMLATGIRSQLGIKVFGDSLKEIEETAISIEHALEDLPGTRSAFAERSTGGFFADFEVKRGEAARHGLSVADINMVVMSAIGGSNVSEAVEGRERYPINVRYAREFRDDPESLEQVLVATPGGAQIPLSQVATLDFKTGPPMVRSESGKLVGFVFVDVVGRPIADYVKDAKARVQERVKVPAGQRLEWAGQFQYFERAKEKLTYVVPLTLLLVLLLLYFNTKSLAETAIVLLAVPFSLIGAVWLLYLLGFNLSVAVWVGIIALAGLDAETGVVMLLYLTLAHKRRIERGELRSEEDLEEAIVEGAAQRIRPKLMTVLTTLIGLVPVLWSTGTGADVMQRIAAPMVGGLVTSFLLELTVYPAIFAVWKRHTIAPLPQPEEVGG
- a CDS encoding efflux RND transporter periplasmic adaptor subunit: MTANKWPGRIAAVLAIGVLVGLGVYFRGPLQAWFGLAPAPSVATAPSADMSAMPGMDHAPAKPPAELPPELPKTEYSATRLASLQTALLAYEDLRSALASDTAADGLAGPAKRLEAALNASLQGEELDARIRKAIDAAIAGAQEIQGVDGLEDARKAFGTLSKQLVAVVATDERLAKGEHLFKCPMADGYAHWMQPTEQLSNPYMGQKMLTCGSEVSLEKHLQPAEELAEHSHPQPGADEIAHWTCPMHPSVKQPTAGQCPICGMDLVPVTKAELESGVIIVDAARRQRIGVKLATVEKKALKKQLRAVGRITYDETRIFDVTVKFKGFIQQLFADSTGKRVKKGHSLFTIYSPEIYQAQQDLLIARKSAAAFGGDGGLLGSDATKGMEEAAEQRLRLLDVPRSTIKRVAKSGKPMRYVPIVSPASGYIVEKNVFEGSAVEPGMRLMRIADLDKVWIETELYEAELPLVKVGAPAVVTLPYLPDKKFEGTVSFVYPYLSGSTRTGKVRIELKNREIELKPDMYANVELSADRGERVVVPVSAVIYAGPRRLVFLDLGEGRLKPQEIKVGIKAGDDYEVLDGLKAGDRVVSSGNFLIAAESRLKSAEGHW